GTTGGATCATATTGGGCTGCTCGTCAAGTGATGTTAGAAGTATGGAGAAGACAGAAAACTAACGAAGAACATGGCAAGTGGTACGATGTTTACAAAGAATGGTCAATGAACTTGATGTTGGTATAAAAACAGATGCAATGTAATTTTTATAAGGTGTATGCATGTTTCTATATATCTATCTTTCTCATTTTATGTATAtgtaaacaaaatatttagacacatataattaaaagaaaaataaaaatttatatagaagtgaaataattatattcatgatttatattttttaatctcTTGCATAAACTTCTTTAAAGCAGAACCATTTAATGCATCTGAAGCTGATCTGTGttctgaaatttttttgctaCGTCCAATGCCTTCACCTAAAACTTTCCCACTTCCTTGTATAATGCATTTGGAAGAAAAGGTATCTAGTGTCCGCTGTTCTGTAACATAGGTAGGGAAAACATGCTCTCTTGAAAGCAtacaatataatttttcctTTGCTTTAATATCACAGGTTTTTGGTACTGTCTCAAATTTaagtttttctttttgatttttaCCTACTGTATTTTCTGGTTTTCTTGAACCATGACTAGTCTTACCATATTCTAACTTATGTGGTTCTTCCACTCTATTCGATTGTTCTGGTATCTCTTTTTTGGGATTAAAACAACTGGTATCAACAGTTCCGTTTTGTAACGCTTCTATAACTACTTTAGTGATGAGTGGACCAATTTCCGATTTTATTTGTTCTGTTATTTGCTTAATATCGGTTAATTGATGGTTGCTAACTTGttttatatcaattttGCTACTCGAACTATCCATCAACTCTTCTGACTCATCATTTGCTGCTTCCACGTCTTCCATGTATCGAGTTCCCTGAGGTTTTGAAATAACAGgaatatttgaatcattaaTAGTATTATAATTGGGATTGTCTACAAAATCATAAACagaatatttcaataaaagtTTGTTATCAGCTAAAACTTTCATTGCGGCTCTTTGTTCACCTTCTTTGACGTTTTGTCCTTCAGCAGTTGCTAGAGCCATGTCACCTAACCTTACCTCGATTTTGAATGGTGAAGAATTGTTTAGTCTTTTGTAGTTAAGACTTGCACCTAATTTGTTAACTTGTAAAAGACTTGctaattcatattttgcATTTTTGTTGATTGGAATTTTGTTACTTTCAGATTTAAATGCCTCCAGTTGTTCATGTGCTAACTCTTCAATCCATTCTTTGACATCTAAAAATTCGGTATTGAATCTATCCACCACCAATGCACCAATATAGGCTTCGACACAATCGGCATATCTTTTGTTCGATTTACCTTTTACTAGCTTAGTAGACTTTGAAATATTACTGTTTAATCTGgcatcaaaatttaatctAAGACTCCATTcatataaattttgattacTGACAATAGCTGCTTTAATGTTTGTAAGTAAACCTTCATCAGCATTCGGATATTTGTTATATACAATATACGCCACAATGGAACCGAGCCAACTATCACCTAAAAATTCCAATCTTTCGTTAGATAATACCTTTTGGCTTGTAATATCCAAATTGTTATTCATGTTGGGAATACTTTTGTGAATAAACGCTAAA
The nucleotide sequence above comes from Tetrapisispora phaffii CBS 4417 chromosome 3, complete genome. Encoded proteins:
- the TPHA0C04990 gene encoding uncharacterized protein: MIKQTDTVLSSFNFTSQSNHTSSKIRNFYKVKNACIKLKEAIDCIYELGCTEDDLKVLFNSNDEMDNIIASSSTMNITSEIHKVRPKMDFVTLFDNFEFNEKKSELDRYINYPVVYDEQLDNLAFIHKSIPNMNNNLDITSQKVLSNERLEFLGDSWLGSIVAYIVYNKYPNADEGLLTNIKAAIVSNQNLYEWSLRLNFDARLNSNISKSTKLVKGKSNKRYADCVEAYIGALVVDRFNTEFLDVKEWIEELAHEQLEAFKSESNKIPINKNAKYELASLLQVNKLGASLNYKRLNNSSPFKIEVRLGDMALATAEGQNVKEGEQRAAMKVLADNKLLLKYSVYDFVDNPNYNTINDSNIPVISKPQGTRYMEDVEAANDESEELMDSSSSKIDIKQVSNHQLTDIKQITEQIKSEIGPLITKVVIEALQNGTVDTSCFNPKKEIPEQSNRVEEPHKLEYGKTSHGSRKPENTVGKNQKEKLKFETVPKTCDIKAKEKLYCMLSREHVFPTYVTEQRTLDTFSSKCIIQGSGKVLGEGIGRSKKISEHRSASDALNGSALKKFMQEIKKYKS